From the Vibrio tubiashii ATCC 19109 genome, the window CGACAACAGCAACTTTTGTCGTAGGGGATACCACAGCTTGTTTCAGGCTGTCAGTAGGAGTGATAGAGCTAACAACCACCTCTGAAGGCGCTTGTTGCGAGAGCGCCCAGCCACCAACCGCCAAGCTTAGCGTGAAGCTTCCTACCACCCATGGCAATACGGCTCTTTGCTTTACTGGCTGCACATTCGCTTTGCAAATACCCTTGTTGGCCAAGTTGGACTTGTCATCGGCTAGTTGTGACAGCGCACTATTAATCGCACTCATGCTTTAACTCCACCCCCATAACAGCGGGCTCTTAAATTTCGGTTTACTACTGTCGTAAGTGTCATGAATCGCATCGAACAAATGACCATTCGCTACCTGATCTTGTTTGTCGCCGCTCGCCAGTAGCAGCGCTTTATGGCAAATCTGGTTAATCAGACGTGGATAACCCTTACTTGCCCGCCAGATTGCCTTTTTGTGCGAGAGCAAAAAAAGATTCTCGCTGCCGCCGGCTTTTTTCAAGCGACTCTCGATATAAGCGACACACTCATCTAAAGTTAGCCCACGCAATTTGGCACTGAAGGTAATTCGCTGACGGAACTGCCTTAGGTGATGACTAGCTAAACGTTTATCTAGTTCAGGCTGACCAAGCAAGATGATCTGCAGCAGTTTTTCTTGCTCTGTTTCTAGGTTGCCAAACAATCTAAGCACTTCTAATGCGTCATCACTCAATGCCTGCGCTTCATCGACTAAAACCACCACCTGTTTTTGCTCTCTTTTGAGTTCAATCAGGCGCTTTTGAATTTCATCCACAATCGTCGCTTCATTATCAGCCTCAAGACCCAGCTCACTTGCCACGGCTAAACGTAACTGGCTACCATTCAAGGCAGGATTCGGCACAAAAACCAGTTGTACACTCGGTTTAAAGTACTTAACCAGTACGCGGCAAATCATGGTTTTGCCAGTACCGACCTCACCTGTCACTTTGATCACGCCTTCGCCCATCTCTAGCGCCGAGTTAACCATTTGAATCGCCTCATAATGTGGCGCTAACCCCAGAAACATCTCGGTATCTGGGGTGAGATGAAAAGGTAAACTTTCAAGGCCAAAGTGCTCAAGGTACATAGTGACTACTGCTCGTCAGGGAACCACTCTTGTAATAGATCTCGCGAGCGCTCAAGCTCTTTCTGCCATGTGTTAACGCCGACCACTGAAGGCTTAAGCAAAATAACCAGTTCCGTTTTTTGAGTTAACTTAGTCGTGTTACGGAATAAGTGCCCCAATGCTGGTACATCACCTAAAAATGGCACTTTCGATACTTGATCAAAGGTGTTGGATTTCATCAAACCACCAATCACAACCACATCGCCATCTTGAGCACGAATCACTGAATCCGACTCACGGATCGAACTGGTTGCTAGAGGTAGCGTTAGGTTGGTATTGCCATAGCTGATTTCTTTGCGCTCTTCATTCACATCAATGACCGCAGGATGAACATGCAGTAAGACATTGCCTTGATCATCAATTTGCGGCGTAACGTCAAGAGAGATACCGGAAAAGAAAGGAGTCAGTTCAACATCTGTCGAGGTATTGGTCGACGAAGTACTGGTATCGGTATTGGATGAAAAATCAGTCACAAAGTAACTATCTGTACCGACTTTTATAACCGCTTTTTGGTTGTTGGAAGCTGTCACTCGTGGGCTTGAAAGTACATTCAAATCACCTTGCGTTGCCATAAAGCTCAGTACCGCTTCGAAGCTGCCACTAGAAATCACCAAGTTCGACTGACCACCCAATAAAGTGCCAATTGAGTCTAGCCCTGGTAGCGTAGCCGGCACGATAGCACCAGCGGCATTCTTAACAATCGAGCCCTGGCCGAGTGAGTAATTGGTGCCGTTAGATGAGAATGCTTTTGACCAGTTGATCCCTTGCTGATAGCCGTCACTCAATGTGACTTCCAAAATTTTCGCTTCCAAAATTACTTGGCGATGCATACGCTGCTGAGATACACCCAAAAAGTTACGTACTTCTCTAATTTCATCCGGGAAAGCTCGCACTGTAATCACACTGGCTTGTGGAGTGACGACCACGCTTTGGCCGTCACCTGATCCAATCAACTGTGCGACTGCCGTTTCTAACTGAGGCCAAAAATCACTTTCACTGGTTGTTTCAATCTCAGTTCCGCCCTTCACATTGTTGCTGCTGCGGTTGTTCGAATTAGAGTTCGACGATGATGTCGTGTTTGACGAGTTTGAATTAGACGAATTGTTATCCGTGTTAGTGATTGTCCCTGTCGAGATAGAAGTGAGGGAGCGACCCGCGCGTTTAAACTGTAGATAGTCGACTGGAATGGTCACCGTTCTAAGACCCGCAGGATAAATCTGAATGACATTGCCTACTTTGTCGATGTCATAGCCATACATATCTTGTACGACCGATAACACTTCATCTAAAGAGACGTCATTTAGATTAACGGTGATATTGCCACTAACATTGGGGTGGATGGCCGCACTGTACTGAGTGCCTTTGACTAAGCTGGCGAAAAAGGCTTTAGCATCAACACCGTTGGCTTTAATCCTAAAACGCTTAATGGTCTTAGACACCGCTGTCTCATCACCGCTAAGTTCAGGCATAAGATCAGCTTCAACCGAAGGTGGCAGCGTCTCTAGAGTACGGCTATTGTTTTCGTTAATCGCTTGATTAATTGCACCTTTCGCCTCGACAGGATCTCGATGTCCCATCGCACAACCGGCTAATAAGCTTGTAATCGTAATTGCTATCGCGAGTTTACGCATACGTTTCCACTGACCTTACTGTTTCACTTCCAGAGAGAAGAGATTTAATTTCCACTGCTTGCCACCTCTAACTAAGGTCACAACTTCTGGTTTTATTTGACTCACTTTGTAGCCGTTCACTTGCTCTCCAGCAAGTACAACCTGACCATTGATAATGGCGCTACACCCTCCCGCTTCCTCGCAGACGATACTTTGTAGCTTAGGCACTGGCTTACGCTTTACTATTGTTGATTTGCTCTGCTGAGGGCTCTGCCAGCCCAGTGGTGCGGTTGGGTCTTGGGATGCTATGACATTAAGAGAGAGCCCAACAGTAAGCAACATAACGATTGTTCTAACCACCAATAAACTCCTGCCTTGTTCCTAAGGTATACACCTCAAGCACTAAACGCGCTGTTGGGTACTCTTCAACCGAGTAATGAAAGCTGCGCCAATAATATTTTACTGGTAACGCTTCGAGCGCCTCTAAATAGTCGACAATGGCAAAATACTTCCCCGTCAGCTCTAATCTGACAGGGTGTACATAGTAACTGGCCAAATTTGAACTGCTTTCATTGCTGACGATAGGCTCTGCCGTTTGAGACTCTAAAGAGACTAAGTGCAAACCTTTAGAGTCTGCCAGTACTTGTTCCAATAGCTGAGCCATTTGACTCGGCGCAATCAGGTTTTCGACAATCGCAGCCAATTGAGTTGACAGTTCTTGGCTCTCTACCATCAGCTGTTTGTACTCTTGATTCAGCTCTTGGTCTGGATCTTTTTGCAACTTTGCGGTCATCAGCAAGATATCTGCTTCTAAGCGCTGCACATTAAGCTTAGTCGAGGTAATGCGCTGTGAGGTTGCTCGGTTTTGCTCAAAAGCAGGTTCAATCAGCAATGTCAGCAACCCAAGGATAATAATCACAAAACCACAGACTGTGATTAAGCCCTTTTCTCTCGCGCTTAGTTGGACAAATCGATCACACCACTGCTGCCAGTACTGCTGCATTATTTACTCTCCTGCTCAGTAGTCTTAAGCTCAAAGGTAATGATGTTCTGCTCATTGCGGCCAATTTTTAGCTTTTCAAACGTTCGCCCAACAAGGTTCAACTCGGTTTTGAACTGATTGACCCAGTTTGGTATGGCTTTCGCTTCACGCGCTAAGCCATGCAAGTCCAATTGAGTGGCATTAATGGTGATGGAGTTTAATGAAATATCATTACGACCAAGTTGAGCTAACGAGCGCATCACCCCTGAGTAACCCAATTGTTGTGAGTCATCGAACTCGCCAACCGCTTGCAATGAATTACGCTTAGCCTCTATCTCTAGCTTAAGTCTAGCGACTGCGGCAACTTTTGCGGGTGTCGGTTTATGCTGAGCGACACGTTGAGTCAAGCTCTCAGCCTGCTGCTTAAACTCAGCTTCTTGCGACAAATAGTTTTTAAGCTCAGAGTCCATTTGACTGTGCTGATATTTTAGTCCGGCATAACCTAGCCCTAACATTAGCGCCGTGACAAGCCAACCCAGCGCTACGTTTTGCAAAGTGAAATACTCTTTGCTCGGCTTTAAGTCATCAGGAAATAAGTTAATTTCCGCTTGCTCTAGCTTATTAGCACTTTCCGCTAGCACAGCACCAGATTCTTGTTCCACATCGGCAAGCGCGGCGACTTTTACACTTAGGCTATCGCCCAAGTTCTGTATTAGTTGTTGCTGCTCTTCCTCATCACAACATACTTGTAACTGGTGCAGTGAAGCCCCCCGCATCTGGGAGGAGAGATAATCAATGGAACGCTGCAGCTCTAGAGCAAGACTATCAAGTTGTAGCGCGCTAGCCGCCATACCCGTCAAGGGGGCTACAACACCACGAATCGTCCTTTGAAAAGCACATTGAGAGTCAACAAACGCGCTAATACGAAATGACCCTTGCTTACTTCTTTGCAGTAGCAAGAAGGTCGTCATATCCCCTGCGGAGTGTCCCCAAACTTCGTCTTCAACTAATACTTCTGATAACTCTATTTTGAGTGCTTGCAAAGACTCATAAAGCCCAACAACCACTGCGCGTTGCAAAACGTAAACCTGAAGCTTGTTGTTGACAGTGGTAGGGGCAGAATCGGCAACGATCTCTGTGACCTTCTCACTGATCAGATCTTTAACCAGGAACGGCAGTGCACTTTTCAGTTCTTCAGCGGGAATGTTGGGCTTATCAAGTTGGAAGGTTTGATAAATATTGGCGTGCAAAACCACTTTTAACGAGATGTTGGCAATATTCGCGTCACGTAAGGTTTTAAGTAGCGCCTCTTGCCATGATATACCTTCAATTGCCACTTGGGTTGGCAAGGAGAAGTCTGCTGAAGCAGAGAAAAAAAGCGCACTAGGTTGCACCACGACACAAACTCCTGCCGTAGCCTGATTGCTGCTTTTAAACTTTCCTATCAAAGATTGAATCTTCATCTTTATATCTACGCTTTGCGCCAACGGTTGCGGCGTCCAATTTGTACTTTGTTCTGCTTAACCTGCATAGGTTCTTTGCGCTCAACTACTTTTGGCTTAGGCAACATCTGCTGCTCCGCCGCCAAAAATCGCCCTTGAATGCCGTGAACACCAAGCTCAAGCATGGTTCTGTGCTCTTGCTTATTATCGACACCTACGGCGATAACCTGAGTTTTTAGTCCCGCACATGCCCCGAGTAAACTGCGCACGAACAACTGGTTTTCATGACGTTGGTCGATTCTCTTAATTAAACTTCGGTGTAGCTTCAGGTAGCTAACAGGGAACTCTTTTAGGTAGTGAGTACTCACAATAGAACGACCTGCTTGACCAACAACAACACGACTGCCTAAGCCTGTAATCATTTTTGCCACCGGGCGAATATAATCTAAATGTTTAACCAAACGAGCTTCAGCAAATTCAAAAGATAGCCTAGCTCTTTGCTCGCTAGTCAGTTGCAGCAACTCATCACGAAACCATTTAAAGAAACTCCGTTCGGCAAAAGGTATCACATGCAGGTTAATAGAGTAACTGTTTGAATCATTTGAATGTCTTATATGGCGAATTATTGTTTTCACCACAGCTTTATCTAGTGTTGCCTCATAACCAATAGACTCAACCGCTGAGTTAAAACGAGAAGCCTTTATAACCCCTTTTTCGGGATCATTAATACGCGCAAACAGTTCAAAATGTTCGACGGAGGGCTCATTGCGTTTATCTAATAAATAGCAGGGCTGGGAAAAGATATAGAGTTGATCAGGTTGTAGCGCGACATCCAATAGCGTGCGCCAACGAACACTGCCGCGCTCTTCATCCTGATTAACGTGTTTTTGAAAACGACTCCAAGTATTGATTCGTTGCAACTGGGCACTCTTCAATGCTGTTTCAGCTTCATCAAGAACCCGACCTTGGCTTTCGCCTTCGCGGTACATACTGACACCAATATGCACCCAGTTGTCACTTTCTAACGGCGAAGGAGGTGCTAACTTAGCAAGTTGTTTGAGACATTGGGCTGCCACATTGGAGACTTCTTTGCTCGAAAGGTTTGGCGCGAAAATCGCAAAGTCAGAGCTGTAATAACGCGACAAGATCACATCTGGGTAACGCTGTATCACATTACTCAACCCTTCACCGACACTGATGAGGAAATCATTCGCTACCTGTTTATCGTGGTCTTCTTCAATTTGCTCCCAATCATCTACCCGCAGAATTAGTATTCCACCACGAGAACCGTGCTCAGACAGTGCCGCTTCTAACTTGCTATCAAACAACACTCGGTTTGCCGCCCCGGTTAGCTGATCAAGA encodes:
- a CDS encoding MSHA biogenesis protein MshK — encoded protein: MLLTVGLSLNVIASQDPTAPLGWQSPQQSKSTIVKRKPVPKLQSIVCEEAGGCSAIINGQVVLAGEQVNGYKVSQIKPEVVTLVRGGKQWKLNLFSLEVKQ
- a CDS encoding ExeA family protein produces the protein MYLEHFGLESLPFHLTPDTEMFLGLAPHYEAIQMVNSALEMGEGVIKVTGEVGTGKTMICRVLVKYFKPSVQLVFVPNPALNGSQLRLAVASELGLEADNEATIVDEIQKRLIELKREQKQVVVLVDEAQALSDDALEVLRLFGNLETEQEKLLQIILLGQPELDKRLASHHLRQFRQRITFSAKLRGLTLDECVAYIESRLKKAGGSENLFLLSHKKAIWRASKGYPRLINQICHKALLLASGDKQDQVANGHLFDAIHDTYDSSKPKFKSPLLWGWS
- a CDS encoding type II secretion system protein M — protein: MQQYWQQWCDRFVQLSAREKGLITVCGFVIIILGLLTLLIEPAFEQNRATSQRITSTKLNVQRLEADILLMTAKLQKDPDQELNQEYKQLMVESQELSTQLAAIVENLIAPSQMAQLLEQVLADSKGLHLVSLESQTAEPIVSNESSSNLASYYVHPVRLELTGKYFAIVDYLEALEALPVKYYWRSFHYSVEEYPTARLVLEVYTLGTRQEFIGG
- the mshL gene encoding pilus (MSHA type) biogenesis protein MshL, producing the protein MRKLAIAITITSLLAGCAMGHRDPVEAKGAINQAINENNSRTLETLPPSVEADLMPELSGDETAVSKTIKRFRIKANGVDAKAFFASLVKGTQYSAAIHPNVSGNITVNLNDVSLDEVLSVVQDMYGYDIDKVGNVIQIYPAGLRTVTIPVDYLQFKRAGRSLTSISTGTITNTDNNSSNSNSSNTTSSSNSNSNNRSSNNVKGGTEIETTSESDFWPQLETAVAQLIGSGDGQSVVVTPQASVITVRAFPDEIREVRNFLGVSQQRMHRQVILEAKILEVTLSDGYQQGINWSKAFSSNGTNYSLGQGSIVKNAAGAIVPATLPGLDSIGTLLGGQSNLVISSGSFEAVLSFMATQGDLNVLSSPRVTASNNQKAVIKVGTDSYFVTDFSSNTDTSTSSTNTSTDVELTPFFSGISLDVTPQIDDQGNVLLHVHPAVIDVNEERKEISYGNTNLTLPLATSSIRESDSVIRAQDGDVVVIGGLMKSNTFDQVSKVPFLGDVPALGHLFRNTTKLTQKTELVILLKPSVVGVNTWQKELERSRDLLQEWFPDEQ
- the csrD gene encoding RNase E specificity factor CsrD, which translates into the protein MRYTPTLKLSTRLVAFVTMIVISAMFILFLGGTLSFKRLGQEYLDQSLKGIVEVLDKEMEDPDAAYSLQRWMPKMLQASNIVEMELLSEFGVIYRFKDTSSKVDTALLYEAGYTLERNQGYRIHFKAVPPYIGYGYSIQALWSITLAVAFIVFCLVRGLKWLKEQLHGSELLEERGRMILAGRVEEHSVGDDKEWPFTASQALDRLIEELQDARQERSRFDTFIRSQTFLDQLTGAANRVLFDSKLEAALSEHGSRGGILILRVDDWEQIEEDHDKQVANDFLISVGEGLSNVIQRYPDVILSRYYSSDFAIFAPNLSSKEVSNVAAQCLKQLAKLAPPSPLESDNWVHIGVSMYREGESQGRVLDEAETALKSAQLQRINTWSRFQKHVNQDEERGSVRWRTLLDVALQPDQLYIFSQPCYLLDKRNEPSVEHFELFARINDPEKGVIKASRFNSAVESIGYEATLDKAVVKTIIRHIRHSNDSNSYSINLHVIPFAERSFFKWFRDELLQLTSEQRARLSFEFAEARLVKHLDYIRPVAKMITGLGSRVVVGQAGRSIVSTHYLKEFPVSYLKLHRSLIKRIDQRHENQLFVRSLLGACAGLKTQVIAVGVDNKQEHRTMLELGVHGIQGRFLAAEQQMLPKPKVVERKEPMQVKQNKVQIGRRNRWRKA